From Leptospira venezuelensis, a single genomic window includes:
- a CDS encoding LA_2219 family laminin/E-cadherin/plasminogen-binding protein: protein MFRVSVFRTFLAGFAVLYCLSFISCISSGGPSHTPETPKGEILPNPAGDNEEIIDEEGREVKISTTDPISFQSQSKDSSEYFRVHITSESYQVRQIRGSKYIRRKVDKGGDALISEELVKYNRINFNDDGIILVILNGNTGAVETIRFNTRVPRINNLAKIIQNDVTRWSMEHSEEKPVVTKYQIHYTIKLENKSNTTRDTVKEELKGEVKKR, encoded by the coding sequence ATGTTTCGCGTTTCGGTTTTCCGAACTTTTTTAGCCGGTTTTGCGGTGCTATATTGTTTATCATTTATTTCTTGTATTAGCTCTGGAGGACCGTCCCATACTCCGGAAACTCCTAAAGGCGAGATCCTTCCAAATCCAGCGGGAGACAACGAAGAGATCATAGACGAAGAAGGCAGAGAAGTGAAGATCAGCACCACTGATCCTATTTCTTTCCAAAGTCAGTCCAAAGATAGCTCAGAATATTTCAGAGTGCATATAACAAGCGAGTCCTATCAAGTTCGTCAGATTAGAGGATCCAAATACATTCGCAGAAAAGTAGATAAGGGCGGGGATGCTCTCATTAGCGAAGAATTAGTAAAATATAATAGAATTAATTTTAATGATGATGGGATTATCTTAGTGATCTTGAACGGAAATACAGGTGCTGTAGAAACAATCCGTTTTAATACGAGAGTTCCTAGAATTAATAATTTGGCTAAAATCATCCAGAATGATGTGACTCGTTGGTCCATGGAACATTCGGAAGAGAAGCCGGTAGTTACTAAATATCAAATCCATTATACAATTAAATTGGAAAATAAATCCAATACCACTAGAGACACGGTTAAAGAAGAGCTAAAAGGAGAAGTGAAGAAGAGGTAA
- the mgtE gene encoding magnesium transporter — protein sequence MDETNSTKETSSLKANPQSADWMDSFLEKIENKDNKFLLSFTSSNHPADIAEVLEKLGIDEAFYVFKLCDSEQQSEILVEFDEDLQADLISRLNMKEISPIVENLEPDDVTNLISEIPKAKAEEILNSLDREDSSQIRKQLNFREYTAGRLMTTEFASAYETDTVRKAIIKLRRVAKETDDIYLLYVTDSENHLKGFIKLKDLFLAPLNQKASRLVKEEVFSIHYDTDQEEVARIFRKYDLVSAAVVDDLDRIIGRITVDDILDIVQEEASEDILRMGGVSEEERLNTSIWDSIRRRLTWLVINLGTAVVAASTVALFQDTIQSFVLLASLMPIVAGMGGNAGTQSITVVVRNIATGDLSQANWTVGFRKEGIIGLINGLTIGAITGIVVFFYTGKLALAIVIFFAMLANLIVAAIVGACIPMLLKVVGIDPAIASSIFVTTTTDVFGFFCFLGLATLFLQYLV from the coding sequence ATGGACGAAACAAACAGCACTAAGGAAACTTCTTCCCTGAAGGCAAATCCGCAATCTGCAGATTGGATGGATTCCTTCCTAGAAAAGATAGAAAATAAGGACAATAAGTTCCTACTCAGTTTCACTTCTTCCAATCACCCAGCGGATATTGCCGAAGTCCTGGAAAAGCTGGGTATTGACGAAGCATTCTACGTATTTAAACTCTGCGATTCTGAACAGCAGTCTGAGATTTTAGTCGAGTTCGATGAGGATTTACAGGCAGATTTGATCTCCCGTCTGAATATGAAGGAGATTTCTCCTATCGTCGAAAATCTGGAACCAGACGACGTTACCAATCTGATTTCAGAGATCCCAAAGGCTAAGGCTGAGGAAATTTTGAACTCCTTGGATCGGGAAGATTCCTCTCAGATCCGAAAGCAGCTAAATTTTAGAGAATACACTGCGGGGCGTTTGATGACGACTGAGTTCGCCTCCGCATATGAGACTGACACTGTCAGAAAAGCGATTATCAAATTGAGAAGAGTGGCCAAAGAGACAGATGATATCTATCTTCTCTATGTAACTGACTCAGAGAATCATTTAAAAGGATTTATTAAACTCAAGGATCTTTTCCTCGCACCTCTCAACCAAAAGGCAAGCAGACTTGTAAAAGAAGAAGTATTCTCCATTCATTATGATACAGACCAGGAAGAAGTAGCTCGAATATTTCGAAAATACGACCTGGTTTCCGCTGCTGTAGTGGATGATCTGGATCGGATCATCGGTAGGATCACAGTAGATGATATCTTAGATATCGTTCAGGAAGAAGCTTCCGAGGACATCTTGAGGATGGGGGGAGTTTCAGAAGAAGAAAGATTGAATACTTCTATCTGGGACTCTATCCGACGAAGATTGACCTGGCTTGTGATCAATCTGGGAACGGCAGTGGTTGCCGCATCTACAGTTGCACTTTTCCAAGACACGATCCAATCGTTCGTATTACTTGCTAGTCTTATGCCAATAGTGGCGGGAATGGGGGGGAATGCGGGAACCCAATCCATTACTGTGGTAGTTAGAAATATCGCTACTGGAGACTTGAGCCAGGCAAACTGGACTGTAGGTTTTAGGAAAGAGGGCATTATAGGTCTGATTAATGGACTTACGATAGGAGCGATCACAGGGATCGTTGTGTTTTTTTATACGGGAAAACTTGCACTTGCGATTGTTATATTTTTTGCGATGCTTGCGAACCTGATCGTAGCAGCCATCGTAGGGGCTTGTATTCCAATGCTATTAAAAGTGGTTGGGATTGATCCTGCAATTGCGTCTTCCATATTTGTAACAACTACTACGGACGTGTTCGGCTTCTTCTGTTTCTTAGGACTTGCCACACTGTTCTTGCAATATTTGGTATAG